The following DNA comes from Pseudobythopirellula maris.
TCGCTGAGCGGCACGCTGAACTCGATGCCGGTGAGCACCTCCTCCGGGTTGTCTTCGCCGTTGACCAGCGTGAACGGCTGGGAGCCGGCGCCAAACACCCCCTCGGTGTTGCTGTTGTCGATCGCCATATGCAGGTCGATGATGTTGTTGAAGTTGCGGTGGTTCTTCTGGTTGTTCATCGCCGGGTCGGCCATGCCGGTCTCGGCCGGGTCGACGTCGAGAGCGAACTCCAGATCGCGGGCCACGCAGCCGGCGCCGGTGTCGTCCGTGCAGCCACCGTCGACGCTGAGCGCGTAGTTGCGGTCGATCAGCTCGCCCTGACCGAGGCCGGCGAGGGTGAAATCGCTGATCAGCTCGTCGCTGTTGCCGGGGTTGCCGAACGGTTTGAACGAGAAGTCACCGAGGCCGCCGGCCGGGCCAGTCGCTTGCGCGAAATTCGCCACCCACGTGTCGTAGTCGGCTTGCGACACGTCGCCGCTGTTCTCGGGGTCGCGGTTGGGCAGCTCGAACGAGGTGTCGAGGTTGTCACGCCACACGGTGAAGTCGGCGGCGTTGACAGACCCGTCGTCGTTGTAGTCGCCCACCACGGCGGTGACCGCCGGCGAGCGCATCACACGCGGCTCGCCGCGTGGGGCGAGTTGGTAACCGAGCGACGCAACGTCGCCGCTCACGCCGTTCTGCAGGTTGGCGTAGTGCGAGCTGAGGGCCCAGAACTGGTTGTTGTCGGGGTCCTCGGGGGCGTTGCGGACCGACTCACCGCCGTGGGTGAAGACCAGGGCGTGGTCGGCGTTGAAGCCCGAGTCGAACGTCAATCCATCGAGCCGTTGCAACGCGCCGTCGTTGTTGGTGTTGCCGCCCTTGGGGGGCTCGAGCCCGCCGCAGCAGAAGCCGTCGAGCCCGCCGGGCAGGGCGGCGCCGTCGATCGTGTTCACGCCGCCGGGGCCCGAGTCGATGAACAGCTGCAACTTGTTGAAGTTGCCCTCCAGGTTGCCCGCCACCAGCACGTAGAGGCGGTCCTCATAAACCGTGGCGAACACCTGGTCGATTTCCGATCCGCCCGCGTCAGCCAGGTTGTTACCGGTGATGACCGGATCGGGGTTGCCGGCCCCGTCGCCAAACTGCGTGCGGGTGTTCTGCACGGAAAGAGCCGCCCCGTAGAAGCTCTCGTCGCCGGCGAGCGAGCCGTCGATCATGGGAGAGGTCGGCAGGCCGGCGAGGGCTGGCGGGGCGGACAACGGTGCGGCCAACAGCGCGGCCGTGAGCGCGATAGTCAAACGCTTCATGATGAGATTCCTCCTGGTAAGCTGATTATCGTTGGTGGTTGGTTTCGGGGCAAAGATTTTGCGTCGTCAGTTCTCACGCCTCGCACGCAGCCGTCCGAGCAGCCAACACGCGCACGGCGGCAGCGCGAGGCATGAGCCCGGTTCGGGCACGGAGACGGCGACGCCGCCGACCGGCTCGCGGGTGAAGCCGTACGCCGCAACCCACACGCCGTAGTCGTCTTGGTCGACGTCGCCGTCGAAGTCGCCGTCGGCCGCCAACGCGGGGCCCGTATCGTTCAGGCTGTCGCGCCACACGGTGAAGTCGGCCGCGTCGACCGCCCCGTCGAGGTTGTAGTCGCCGGGCGACGTGCGGAGCAGTTGCGTGATCAGGGTCTTGGCGTCGTGCGCGTCGGTCACGCCGTCGACGTTCAGGTCGAAGAGCCACTCGCCCGGGCCGTAGTTGGCGCCGAGCAGGACGAGGTCCGCGGCGTCGGTGTCGCCGTCGTCGTTGAGGTCGCCGCGGCGCCGGAGCACGGCGTCGTACTCGGCTAGCACGGCCGGCGTGGCGCCGCCGTCGACCAGCAGCGGGCCGATGGCGAACAAGTCGCGGTTGTCGATCAACCCGTCGGCCGTGGCGTCGAGCGTGGCGCGGAAGATGTTGTTCTGGCTGTTGAGCACCGGCTCCAGGGCGCCGAGCCCCACCAGGTCGTTCACGCCGAACACGCCGTCGGCGTTCGCGTCTCCGATGCCGGCGCCGAGGTTGGTCGCTGCCCCGAGGCCGGCGAAGCGTTGGATGTTGTAAGTGCCGGTCGGCTCGATCGTGACGACCGTCGCCGTGTGGTTGCCGTTCGTCACGCCGGTGCGACCCGCCACCCACTGGTCGCGGTCGTAGTAGCCGGCGGCGCCCTCGCCGCCCGCGACACGGGCGAGCAGCTCGGCTTCGGTTTCGCCGATCGGGTAGTCGAAGAAAACGTGCACGCTCTCGGCCGTCTTGTCGAGCGATTCGACGATCAGGTCGCGGTTGTTCGGGTTGCCCGGGTCGCTGGAGAACGGCTCGAACGACACGACGGTGGACTCGGGCTTGAGCCGATCGACATAAATCACCCGCCGTGCGTCGCTGAACACGTCCGGCCCGCCGTCGCCGCCGGTGGCGGCGTCGCGGTGGCGGAACACACGGCCTGTGAGGTAGTGGCGGCCCTCGGCCAGTTGCGTCGTGTCGATCGTCTGCTCGAACACGCCCGAGCCTAGGCCGACGTTCTGAGAACCGTCCCACTCAAAGCCGGGCTGGTTGGTTCCGGTGAACTCCTCGAAGCCGTAGGCGACCGAACCGGGGGTGACGTGGTCGACGGCCCCGCTGCCGTTGGCGTCCGTGCCGGCGTCGACGCTGAACAGGGCGCGGTCGCCGTCGGCGTGGTGGTCGCGGTAGCCGTCGGGCAGTGTTACGGGCGATGTCTCGACCCGCAAATTGAACGAATCGCCGGTCACCACCGTGATGTCCGCGAGCCGGGTGACGCCGTTGAAGAAATCGTCCGACGGGCCGCCGACGCCCCCTTGGCCAGCGGCGGGCGTGGAGCCGGCGAGCACGCCCATCAGGTCGGCGCCCGAGGCGTCGGTGAGCCGCATCGTCGCCTCGGGGGGGGCCACGCCGTAGACGAAGTACCCGCTGCGGTGCTCCGTGCCGTCGGCCCCGCGATTGCGAGGCACACGCAGGTCGACCGCGCCGGTTGGGCCCACGGTGAGCACCTCGGCGAACTCGCCCAGCTGGTTGACCAGCGGGTCGTTCACGTTGCCCGAGAGCTCGACCAAGCGAGTGCCGGGAGCGAACGATGTTTGCACGGTGCGATCGTCGTAGCCGCTGTCGCCGCGATTGCTCAGCACCACCAGCGCCGAGTTCTCGCGCTCGTAGACGAGCGTCTCCTTCTCGTCGCCGCTGGGAGTGCGGTCGATGTAGTTGCCGCGGCCGTGGGTGTTGCGCAGGTTGACCAGCCGGGTGACTTTGTCGCCGTAGAGGCCGCCGAGGGCGTCGCCCTTGCCGTCTTGGGGGAAATCGCGGTTCTCCCCGAACTGCTTGGCGTTGAGGTAAACGAGCGCTTGGCCGGGACGCATGAGCATCCAGGCGTGGGCCACCGGGTTGAGGTGCGACGGGCCGTCGTCGTGGCTCTGCACGAACGCCACGCCCTGCGTGCCGTTGTTCGCCAAGCCGTCGTCGACGATGTCGATGCTGCGGTTCTTGATGTTACGCCAGTCGTTGGCCAGACCGTTCTCTTGCAGGTTGTCGCGGAGCGTGAAGAACAGGTTGAAGTCGAGCGCGTCGCGGTTGCCGCCGATCGTGCCGAGGTCGTTGTTGTCGATGTCCTTGCGGATGAACCCGTTGACGAACGCGTCGCTGTCGCCGCCGGTTTCGATGAACGAGTAGACGTGGTCGGGCGATCCGTCCAGGAGCGGCTCCTGCTTGGCGAGGAAAGCGCCCTGGTCCAGGTAGTCGAGCACCCAGCGTGGGAAATGGCGTGCGGCGTCGTAGCGGAAGCCGTCGACGCCGATCTCCTGCACCATCCACCGCAGGTTGCGGATCAGCAGGCCGGTGGCGTTCTCGGCGTAAGCGTCGCCTGCCATCGGGTCCGAGGTGTTGAAGTCGTAGAGCGTAACACTCGAGCCGATCTTCGGGTCGTACACCGTGTTGCCGCCTAAGCCTTGGTCGGGGTAGAAGCGGGCGTTGGCGGCGTCGGGCGCGTTGACCGGCCCGCGGCCGAAGATCCCCTCCGTGCCGGCCGGGATGTTTTGCGGGTCGCCCGCCACGACCGGGTGGCGTATGAACTGGTGGTTCTTCTCCTGGGCGATGTCGATCAGCCCCGCGAGCCGCTCGAATTCTTGGTCGGTGGGCCCCAGCGGGTGGTAGT
Coding sequences within:
- a CDS encoding PEP-CTERM sorting domain-containing protein (PEP-CTERM proteins occur, often in large numbers, in the proteomes of bacteria that also encode an exosortase, a predicted intramembrane cysteine proteinase. The presence of a PEP-CTERM domain at a protein's C-terminus predicts cleavage within the sorting domain, followed by covalent anchoring to some some component of the (usually Gram-negative) cell surface. Many PEP-CTERM proteins exhibit an unusual sequence composition that includes large numbers of potential glycosylation sites. Expression of one such protein has been shown restore the ability of a bacterium to form floc, a type of biofilm.) encodes the protein MKRLTIALTAALLAAPLSAPPALAGLPTSPMIDGSLAGDESFYGAALSVQNTRTQFGDGAGNPDPVITGNNLADAGGSEIDQVFATVYEDRLYVLVAGNLEGNFNKLQLFIDSGPGGVNTIDGAALPGGLDGFCCGGLEPPKGGNTNNDGALQRLDGLTFDSGFNADHALVFTHGGESVRNAPEDPDNNQFWALSSHYANLQNGVSGDVASLGYQLAPRGEPRVMRSPAVTAVVGDYNDDGSVNAADFTVWRDNLDTSFELPNRDPENSGDVSQADYDTWVANFAQATGPAGGLGDFSFKPFGNPGNSDELISDFTLAGLGQGELIDRNYALSVDGGCTDDTGAGCVARDLEFALDVDPAETGMADPAMNNQKNHRNFNNIIDLHMAIDNSNTEGVFGAGSQPFTLVNGEDNPEEVLTGIEFSVPLSELGTLGSSIKLMAFVNSNGHDFMSNQFAGVGVLDANLGQLLINAGGPPAGTFADVPGDQFITIPLSTSNAHAAPEPGALGLMLLVALGLFSTRRANV
- a CDS encoding alpha-amylase family glycosyl hydrolase, with the translated sequence MTRTDRQHAPSLCTRLTAAVLVVLASCASARGEDVSQPAILQMFEARWDVIEDRMADIFVAGYGRMWLPPPAKADSGDHSVGYDVFDRFDLGSPRDETLYGTETGLKTLIDQAHSAGVRVNTDYIANHNGFSDDRTFDSQGTADPSDDVYWNESGGYPGFVMELPGDPDGDYHPLGPTDQEFERLAGLIDIAQEKNHQFIRHPVVAGDPQNIPAGTEGIFGRGPVNAPDAANARFYPDQGLGGNTVYDPKIGSSVTLYDFNTSDPMAGDAYAENATGLLIRNLRWMVQEIGVDGFRYDAARHFPRWVLDYLDQGAFLAKQEPLLDGSPDHVYSFIETGGDSDAFVNGFIRKDIDNNDLGTIGGNRDALDFNLFFTLRDNLQENGLANDWRNIKNRSIDIVDDGLANNGTQGVAFVQSHDDGPSHLNPVAHAWMLMRPGQALVYLNAKQFGENRDFPQDGKGDALGGLYGDKVTRLVNLRNTHGRGNYIDRTPSGDEKETLVYERENSALVVLSNRGDSGYDDRTVQTSFAPGTRLVELSGNVNDPLVNQLGEFAEVLTVGPTGAVDLRVPRNRGADGTEHRSGYFVYGVAPPEATMRLTDASGADLMGVLAGSTPAAGQGGVGGPSDDFFNGVTRLADITVVTGDSFNLRVETSPVTLPDGYRDHHADGDRALFSVDAGTDANGSGAVDHVTPGSVAYGFEEFTGTNQPGFEWDGSQNVGLGSGVFEQTIDTTQLAEGRHYLTGRVFRHRDAATGGDGGPDVFSDARRVIYVDRLKPESTVVSFEPFSSDPGNPNNRDLIVESLDKTAESVHVFFDYPIGETEAELLARVAGGEGAAGYYDRDQWVAGRTGVTNGNHTATVVTIEPTGTYNIQRFAGLGAATNLGAGIGDANADGVFGVNDLVGLGALEPVLNSQNNIFRATLDATADGLIDNRDLFAIGPLLVDGGATPAVLAEYDAVLRRRGDLNDDGDTDAADLVLLGANYGPGEWLFDLNVDGVTDAHDAKTLITQLLRTSPGDYNLDGAVDAADFTVWRDSLNDTGPALAADGDFDGDVDQDDYGVWVAAYGFTREPVGGVAVSVPEPGSCLALPPCACWLLGRLRARREN